In Sphingobacterium sp. SRCM116780, the genomic stretch AATGCTTCCACATACCAAAATGCACAAACCAAAAATGTTGCTTTTGGCTTTCCAAAATCATCTTTATACAGATAACGATAGAACAATCCATTTTCTCCTTTTAATTCAGCTTCCAGTTCTTCCAAATGTCGTTTTGCTTTGTTACTTGATGGGTTCAGATAGTTCATCATAATCAATTGTAAGGTGGAGGCATCTAAGTGTTCATTATCTGTTGCTGTCGTGTATACTTGTCGATTAATATCGTAACAGCTTTCGATATGAGCAGTAGCTTGGTCTCTTAATTGTTGGGCCTCCTGTTTTATCTCCTCAAAACCATATTGTTCAGCTATTTTTAGTGCTGCGGTAGCACCTGCCCATTGAAATAAGTTTGAATAACAATGCCTGTTTTCAAAATTTCTAAATTCCCATATTCCCACGTCCAACTCGTCGATGGTATTTTTTATTTTATCTAAAATAAAAGTGGTCCATGATTTTGCTAAACCCATATTTTGATGACTAAAGCGATGGTCGGTAAAAAGTGGTAATAATGCGATTAGGGCTTGTCCATATACATCATTTTGTATGTGTTCATAAGCCTGATTACCGATTCGAATAGGTTTATTTCCTAAATATCCTGTCAGATGATCCAGTGTTGATTCTTCCAATCGATGCTGTCCCATTATACCATATAGTGGTTGCAACCTGCCAGTATCTGTCTGTGTGATGTTCGCGATATAGGACGCATATTTTTCCATTTCTTCAAATTGTCCAATATGGCTTAAGGCAGTCAATACATAATAACTGTCTCGTAACCAGCAATATCTATAATCCCAATTACGGCCACTACCAGGATATTCAGGTAAACTCGTTGTACTTGCCGCGATAAGGGCTCCTGTATCTTCGTATTGATGAAGTTTAAGAACTAAGGCAGACCGTATTACCTCTTTTTGATAAAAGGAAGGAATGGAAGCATTCTTGATCCATTTTTGCCAATAAGCTTTTGTTCTTAACAGAAATTCTTCTGCCGTACGTTCTATAGGAGCTTCAAATGGACTTCCAAAAGTCATCACCAAATAAATAGTACCACTTAGGACATAGGGGATGTCATCAAAAAAATGGCTGACTGGCATATTGGTTGCAAGTCTGATCTTGATATCTTCTTGTTCGAATTGAATATGATTGCTTCCTCTATTTTTGACAAACCCCTGTTCTCCATAAGCATATTTTGGGATACATCTGACTTTAATTTTTGGTTGACCTTGTAAGGGCTCTATTTTACGAATCAACATGAGTGGTTTGTAATAGCGTTCATACTGTTCGAATCGAGGAGCAAAATCGGTAATTCGGTACGTTCCCTCAGCTGATGTCAATGTCGTTGTCAGAATGTTAGTGTTTTCAATATAATGCTGTTCTTTATATGTTAAGTCGGAAGTGGGAAGAATTGAAAATTCGCCTCCTTTTTCCTGATCCAACAATCCTCCAAATACAAATGAATCTTGGAATGTAGGCCAACAAAGCCATACGATATTTCCGGTTTCATTAACATGAGCTATATAGGAACAATTGCCAATAATTCCACTATTGTAAGTATGTCGTTTTGTTGTTTTCATGATTACTGAATTTATTGTGATTAGGATGTGAGGAGATCTGATCTATTTGATTTTTATTATGTGCAAAATACTCAATCAGCTGGATTGCTTCTTGTTGATCTTCTACATAGAACTGTGCTGCCGATTTTTTGTTCCCAACCTTAATGGTAATGGCCTCTGGAGGTAGCTCCAAAAACATATCTTCATCTGTTTCATCGTCCCCGATAGCAAAAATGAAATCTGGTTTATAGTCATTTACGATTTCGATCGCTGCTTTACCTTTATTCAATTCACTACCTTTTACCTCGATTACTTTGTCCCCCATTAAAAGTTGTAATCCATGTTGTTGAACTAAATACCGTAAACTTTCGGTTAATTCTAAAGCACGAAGTTGCCCTAATCCTGGTTGTGCTTTACGATAGTGCCAAGCTAAAGAATAGGATTTTTCTTCAATGACCGAACCAGCAGTATTATTAGCGAATTTTGTCATGATGTGTTTGACTGGTATTTTCCAACGAGTAGATAAAATAGCAACACTATGCCATTTATGTGTCGGATAGTTCGTCCAAGCACCGTGCTCTGCCACTAAGTAGTATTTCTCATTAGCAAACCAATTTTCCAGTGTATCATGAGGTCTTCCACTGATGATGACAATTTGACTAGCTTCATTTTCCTGAAGTAGATTCAGCGTATCATACAACGATCGGGTAGGTGAAGCTGCAGCAGCATCATTTTGAAATCCAATTAATGTACCATCATAGTCAAGAAAAAATAACCTTCTTGTAGCATGATTATATTTATTGAGAATAGTTTTCTTTGTGTCAAGATTAATTTTTCTTGCCATTTCATTCTGTTGAAATACTTTAATCTCCCGCAGTCTATTGAAGAATAACCTTACCCAATGTCGGATGTTGAATTTTTTAACGATTTCAATACTGTCATTTAGTCTTCTGCGTTGTTCATAAGTGGGCATGTCTAAAGCCGTATGTATGGCATCCCGTACTTGATCCGTTGCATTGGGATTGATTAGGATTGCTTGAGTAAGCTCTTTAGCAGCACCAGCCAGCTCACTCAAAATAAGAACTCCATTGCTGGTCTCTTTGCTTGCTATATATTCCTTACATACGAGGTTCATGCCATCTCGAATGGATGTTATTAAACAGATATCTGCAGCGACGTATAGAGAAGACAATTCTTCTATAGGAAATGAATTATAAAAATATGCAATCGGAGTCCATTCGTTGCTTCCATAAATAGCATTAATATGCCCCACTGTTCGATCAATCTCATCTAGTAATTGCTTGTACTGAGCAACATGATCACGTGATGGTACAACAATCATATAGAGGACGACCTGTTCTCGTCGTTCAGGATAAGTCACAAGCAGACTTTCATAGGCCAATAGACGCTCTAGGATTCCTTTGCTGTAATCTAATCGATCAATACTCAGGATGATTTTTCTGTTTTTATAATATTCTCTTATTTCTTGAGATCGTAGGAGTATAGGTTCACTATGTGCCAATTGGGAAAATTTTTCAAAATCGATACCCATAGGATAAACTTCTGTAAAAATACTACGCCCACCTGCGTGTAGACAGTTGTTGTGTACATTCAGTCCGAGAATATGTGCACATGAATTTAAGAAATGTTGCGTATCATTAAAGGTGTGAAAACCAATGAGATCTGCTCCTAAAAGACCATTTAACAATTCATCTCTCCAAGGTATACTTCTAAATACCTCATCATTAGGAAAGGGGATATGCTGAAAATAACCTATTGCAGTATTTTGATATAATTTTCGCACCATTTGTGGTAGTAACATCAACTGATAGTCATGAATCCATACTTCATCCTTTTCATTGATGTCTTGAAAATTTTTCATTTACTTTTTTATACATTTCCCAATCGCTCGTTCTGTAAACGGCATAGGATGAACTATAATGAAATACGGGCCATAATACTTCATTTGAAAATCCTTCGTAATACCCTCTTAGTTCCTCTTCTGATAAAAATACCGGAATTAAATTTAATTTGGCCAAATGAGATTTTATATAGATTTCCTCTTCTACATTTAATGGAATAATACCTGGCCAACCTATCCAAATGTTTTCTTCTTTCTTATAAATCGATCCCAAACCAGTAGCCAATCCTCCTTCACTTGAAATAAATACAAGTTCATTGCCTTGACGTTCAATTCGTATTGGTAATCTGTTGGAAACGATAATCGTTCTTTTTTTATATATATTCATTCCTAATTTTAGTTTACTAATTTCTTCATAGGTCGTGTTACAGCAATTTGATAGCTGTATATTAACAAGATTATCTTTGTACTCAGACGGTAAGTATAATGATGCTATTGAAGCATCCTCCAAGATTTGTGAATGCGTTTTTTTGATCCTTCTGATGCCTGCAGATGAGTGGCTATCTTCTGGTATTTATATCCTTCCAAGTACATGGTAAAACCTAAATAGTGCTTCTCGTCCAGTCGGTTTAATGCAGTTTCAATATCTTTCAATAAGAAATTGGATTCCCCTTTGTTTTTTCTTGTTTTTCATTCATAAATAGGGTACGCCGATAAGTGTGAGACGTTTTAATAAAATGATCTTTGCAGTATTAATAAGTTGTGTTTCCATAAGTGTAGCATGTTATACCTATCTGATTCATCGAATTTTTTCCTAGGCGTTGGATGAGAGTTCCTGATAATAGAACGAAATTTTAACATAAAAAATGTTCATCTTTTCGTAGAAAAGATGACTTTGATTATTTACTTTTTGTTAGACGTATTAGTACGTTTTCTT encodes the following:
- a CDS encoding glycoside hydrolase family 15 protein: MKTTKRHTYNSGIIGNCSYIAHVNETGNIVWLCWPTFQDSFVFGGLLDQEKGGEFSILPTSDLTYKEQHYIENTNILTTTLTSAEGTYRITDFAPRFEQYERYYKPLMLIRKIEPLQGQPKIKVRCIPKYAYGEQGFVKNRGSNHIQFEQEDIKIRLATNMPVSHFFDDIPYVLSGTIYLVMTFGSPFEAPIERTAEEFLLRTKAYWQKWIKNASIPSFYQKEVIRSALVLKLHQYEDTGALIAASTTSLPEYPGSGRNWDYRYCWLRDSYYVLTALSHIGQFEEMEKYASYIANITQTDTGRLQPLYGIMGQHRLEESTLDHLTGYLGNKPIRIGNQAYEHIQNDVYGQALIALLPLFTDHRFSHQNMGLAKSWTTFILDKIKNTIDELDVGIWEFRNFENRHCYSNLFQWAGATAALKIAEQYGFEEIKQEAQQLRDQATAHIESCYDINRQVYTTATDNEHLDASTLQLIMMNYLNPSSNKAKRHLEELEAELKGENGLFYRYLYKDDFGKPKATFLVCAFWYVEALACVGRLDEAQEVFKQLLTYGNHLMLFSEDVDDQDGSQWGNFPQAYSHVGLVNAAYRISVKLDNPTFL